One window from the genome of Malus domestica chromosome 01, GDT2T_hap1 encodes:
- the LOC103420692 gene encoding uncharacterized protein isoform X1, whose protein sequence is MDRFSRRTALFLFWFIIVSLQIPKMIGEAQPEVEKNEEADQQTVFGRTMQDTMSMLYDTISVLQKSHQNAWDKVKTIINDMQLQFSPPNLDFRGRDKANAKGSEGDDQGMREKVKEAAQKSFKTSKQTVEEYAISAGEAVRETVHKTEEKVKETVASPHEETPAAHAEL, encoded by the exons ATGGACAGATTTAGCAGAAGAACAGCACTCTTTCTTTTCTGGTTCATCATCGTCTCGCTCCAGATTCCAAAAATGATTGGGGAAGCGCAACCGGAGGTTGAAAAGAATGAGGAAGCAGATCAGCAAACTGTTTTTGGAAGAACAATGCAAGATACAATGTCTATGCTCTATGATACAATATCTGTCCTCCAAAAGTCTCATCAAAATGCATGGGACAAAGTTAAAACCATCATAAACGACATGCAGTTGCAATTTTCCCCTCCAAATTTAGA TTTCAGGGGCAGAGACAAAGCAAATGCAAAGGGAAGCGAAGGCGATGATCAAGGGATGAGAGAAAAAGTGAAAGAGGCAGCACAGAAGAGTTTCAAAACAAGCAAACAGACAGTGGAGGAATATGCTATATCTGCGGGCGAAGCTGTGAGAGAGACGGTGCATAAGACAGAAGAAAAGGTAAAGGAGACGGTGGCCTCTCCGCATGAAGAGACTCCTGCTGCTCATGCAGAGCTTTAA
- the LOC103420692 gene encoding uncharacterized protein isoform X2: protein MDRFSRRTALFLFWFIIVSLQIPKMIGEAQPEVEKNEEADQQTVFGRTMQDTMSMLYDTISVLQKSHQNAWDKVKTIINDMQLQFSPPNLEGRDKANAKGSEGDDQGMREKVKEAAQKSFKTSKQTVEEYAISAGEAVRETVHKTEEKVKETVASPHEETPAAHAEL, encoded by the exons ATGGACAGATTTAGCAGAAGAACAGCACTCTTTCTTTTCTGGTTCATCATCGTCTCGCTCCAGATTCCAAAAATGATTGGGGAAGCGCAACCGGAGGTTGAAAAGAATGAGGAAGCAGATCAGCAAACTGTTTTTGGAAGAACAATGCAAGATACAATGTCTATGCTCTATGATACAATATCTGTCCTCCAAAAGTCTCATCAAAATGCATGGGACAAAGTTAAAACCATCATAAACGACATGCAGTTGCAATTTTCCCCTCCAAATTTAGA GGGCAGAGACAAAGCAAATGCAAAGGGAAGCGAAGGCGATGATCAAGGGATGAGAGAAAAAGTGAAAGAGGCAGCACAGAAGAGTTTCAAAACAAGCAAACAGACAGTGGAGGAATATGCTATATCTGCGGGCGAAGCTGTGAGAGAGACGGTGCATAAGACAGAAGAAAAGGTAAAGGAGACGGTGGCCTCTCCGCATGAAGAGACTCCTGCTGCTCATGCAGAGCTTTAA